Below is a window of Malania oleifera isolate guangnan ecotype guangnan chromosome 1, ASM2987363v1, whole genome shotgun sequence DNA.
AGTAACATGTATGTTcactaataaaaaataaaaagtacttGTGTATTCACAAAGAGAACTTTCATTTTATGCATCTTATTCAAGctttcattcaaaattttgatccAAACAATAAGAAATTCATGGCAGTCAGCAATTCATACATAAATAGCTGGCAAGTTTAAGAAATGGTTCTCTCTCTCTGTCACGAAACTTTCCCCTCTCATGGACTGAACTATGGCTTCAACCAAAGTAGACAATGCAAAATCGTTTGATTCAGAATGAAGGAAAGACCTTCAATCTGAAATTGGACAACATGGGGGAGACCACTTATTTGTTCGTGTTTGAGAACAAGATATCTTGTAATAGGTGGGTAAGGTTCTCCAAAGAGTTTGTCATTTGATCTGCTGATGGTTTATCATTTTTTGGTTGGATGGAAGGGGGTTCTCGAAGTGTTTGTCTGGGAAACATGCTGCACGGGATGTCAATTAGGTGGACAAAGGTGGGAAAGTTTCTGGAGTTAGGACTGGGGTGGACAGGTAAGAAGTTATCAATGTTCCATCTATGGTGGGATAAAAGGTGGTGGATGACGAAGCCTTGTGAATGATTTTTGTGAGAGCTAAGGAACTTCATCCTGAATCTGGAGGCAAAGGTGAAGCAAGTCCTTCGGATTCCAGATTGTGGAGTTAGGTGGTGATGGAAGGGCAGAGAGGTGAAGGTGAAGGTTGTAAAAATTGAGTCCAAACAAGAAATCAGGGTATGGTGTATGGGAAAGCCAATCTGTTTTCAATGTGGGGTGAGTTGCAATTGAAGGAACCTGGGGATTTGTTGCCGGAAATTGCAGCTACTTGATTGAAGATGAATGGCCCTACATTCAAGATACCAAGGGTTCCGGAAGGATCTGTGAAGCTAGTAGAGGTGGCTAGGGTTGTGCTTGGGGAAGATGAGGAAAAGAATATAGGGTTGGGATGCTTGGTTCTTGTTTTGGACCTGGGCAAGGTAGTTGAAAAAGGAGGAGTTTCTTTTTGAGTTGGGCCTGTTAATTGAACGAACACATTATCATGGTAAAAATGATTCAGGCTATTCTTTGGAAATAAAAGACAGTTTTTCTCAGATTGCTCATCCTCAGATGGGCCATTCTTTTAAGCAAGCCCTATGTTTGAATAATGTTGACATGCCCAAGAGCCTCGTGCAAATGGTCAAGGAGCTGTTCTGATCCCAACTCTATTTAATGAAAAGGAGCATGCTGTTTGCTGGACCATGTTAATGGGCAGGCCGAAAATCCTAATTTTAAAGCACAGAAGCAAAGCATGTGGAAGGAGGATCCCATTGTGAATGAAGCCCGATCCTCCTCTATTTCTTAAAGGCGTGCATGGAACTGATCAAGCTTTGAAGCAAAATCAAGACATTAAGTGCTCATCTTCAAAGCAGGTTCATTGCGACCAACAGATTAAAAACAGCAGTTTTGGGTTGGTTCATGATTCTCTTTTCTTAGAGGGAAAGTCTACTCCACTACAGGAGAGGATAGTCAGTGGGCTGTCTGCTGGAGATGAAAAAAAGGAAGGTTCCTCAAACATTGTCTGTTTGGAGGAAAATTATACTGGTCAGGGCCAAAATTCTGTTAGTTGTAGGGTCAGAAGGTTTATGCTTGTCAAAAGGAAGTGCAGATGGGCTTTGAAATGGGGAAAATTTTTGAAGAGAGTAAAAATTATTTtggtgaaaaaaataaaaaggttcTTATGAGAGATTGAGGTGGAAATTTAAGTATGTTGGAAGAGCCAATTGTTAGGAAGGGTGTTTCTAAAAAATAAGTGGGGGGGATGTTTTGGGCAATCATAGTGAAGGAATTAGTGTGTTGAACCACCACACCAGTTAAAGAGACTTTTGGAAGAATTTTCGAACTTAGATTCTGTTGGATAAACTGAATTTACAATTGTCTAACTGTGGAGGAAATGAAGTTCGGCTTGATGGTGGTAAATCTAAGTTAAAGAAGGGTTAGAGGGAATTAGGAAATTTGAAGTTCTCGGTGAATTATGATGGGAAGTGCTTGAAGAGGGGTTTTTCTTGGTTAATtgtggtttttaatttttttaatttgttgttTTCGTTTTCTTGAGGATTTCGTATCCTTGCCTAGTTTATATATTCTCTCTTTTAATACATCTTTTattttcagaatttttttttgaTCTAATTTTATTGTAGCTTGGTAAGGTAATATTTGTTAACCTTTATTACTGTTTCATAAATGTTATCATGATGTGGATATGTCAATCTCCATGCATTCTGTCATAGAAAATGGCAGTTCTCAATGTATGCATGTGTTGATATGCATCCACATGCATCCACGCACTAAAGGCAATCCTTATCAATGCTTTGTTAACTCTCATGCATGAATCTTTTGATAATTTTCTTGTACCTTAATACAGTATCAACCTTTTATGTTGCTATAGATTAGTCTCATGAAAAGTAGATGTCATATTAGGTTGATTTGGCTCTGCGTTGATCCTTGTAAACATTTTTTATATCAAGGATGGTACTTCTGAACTGGCAAACATTTTTTGGGATGAAAAATTGCCTAATTAATGCACTGAGATGGTATCATTTTTTTCTAAGGTGCAAAGGATCCTCTGGCAAGGCCACTGAACCTGTCTTGCTCTTTCCCTGTCCTTATCTGCATCTCAATTTCAATGCTAGAGAACAGCGTAGTTAAGTGGACGTCAAAGATCTCAATCCATGCACGTAAGGGTCTCAGTGACGCAGCATTATCTTTATTCTTACAGATGATAAGGGCCGGGGTTGAGCCCAATGAGACTACGTTCTCTACTGCCATAGGTGCCTCCACGCGGTCAATGAGCATTACTTTTGGCACAagcttgcattgtttgattctcAAGAAAGGGTTCATGGAGCACCTCTTTGTTGCAACTAGATTGATCACAATGTACTCGAAGCACGGCTATACAGCAGAATCTTGTCGCGTGTTTGACAGCATGCTAGTACGAGATGGTGCATCGTGGAACTCAATGATTGCAGGTTATGTGCAGAATGGTTTTAATGTGGAAGCTTGTAATTTgttttataatatgataaagGGTTGTGAAAAGTGGTTTTCGTTTGTGGATAATTTTACTCTTGCTAGCATTCTCAAGGCTTGTGCTGGTTTGGGTGGTTGTAGGACTGGCAAATCTGTTCATGGTTATGCAACTAAATTGTGTTTTGATTCGGATATTTTTGTCAGTGGAGCAATCATTGATATGTATTCTAAATGTGGTAATTTAGATATTGCCCGCCTTGTATTTGATCGAATGGGAAATCGTGATCTTGTAGTTTGGAACACTATGATTGCTGGGTATGCACAGAATTGTTGTGAAGAAAAGGCTATTGAATTATTCTATCAGCTAAAAAATGAAAGCTTTCTGCCTAATGAGATGACTTATTCTTCTGTTTTAAAAGCCTCTTCTGGAATGTTAGATAGTGGGTTAGGTAGATGCTTCCACGCCAAAACCTTGAAGTTAGGATTTTTGTTGGATGTTTTCATTGGGACTGCACTTGTAGATATGTACTCAAAATTTTTTGACATGGGAGATGCAGAGTGGGCTTTTGGTGAGATGAAAAAGAGGAATCTGATTACTTATAATGCACTCATCACAGGTTATGGTCTGACTGGTGGCCATGAGAAAGCCTTAATAGCTTATATGGAGTTGCAAAATGTAGGCATAAAACCTGACTCATTTACATTCATGGCCCTTTTCTCATCTTGCTCTGTATCAGGTGCTGTTGCTGAAGGAGCTCAAGTTCATTGTCACTCAATCATGTTTGGTTTAGAGTCAGATGTCTTTGTTGGGAATTCAATAATGAACTTCTATTTCAAGTGTGGTTTTGTCAACTGTGCATTGAAGGCTTTTGACTCTATATATGCACCTAATGCCATATCATGGGCCGGAATTATCTCAGGTTTTGTGCAAAATGGTGATGGAGAGAAAGCTCTCGACTGTTTTCGCCAAATGCACAGATTGTCTGAAATTACTGATGAATTCTCGTCTTCCAGCGCTCTGAAAGTAATTATAAGCTGGGCCTCCATTGAACTGGGAAGACACTTGCATGCCCATGTATTAAAATCTGGGCTTCAACACACAGTAATTGTAGGAAGCTCTCTGATTGACATGTACTCAAAATGTGGGATGGTGGGAGATGCATACAAGGTGTTTTTTGAGATGCCGGAGAAGAATGTTGTCTCTTGGAATTCATTGATAACAGGTTATGCGCACAATGGCCTCTGCTTGGAAGCATTGCTCCTATTTCAGGAATTGGAGAATTCTGGAATTTTGCCTACAAGTGTAACATTTGTTGGTGTTCTATTTGCTTGTAGCCATGCAGGTTTGGTTGAAGAAGGGAGAAACTATTACAAGTCAATGGTCCATGACTATGGAATTCCACCCTCAATAGAGCACTGCACTTGTATGGTGGACCTCCTTGGTCGTGCCGGTTATCTTGATGAGGCAGAAACCTTTCTTCTCAATTCTCCATTTTCAAAAGAACCTGAGATTTGGGTTTCTCTTCTTGCAGCTTGTGGATTTCATAAGAATTCTGACGTTGGTTCTCGAGCTGCTCAACATTGCTTGTCATTACAGCCTCGTGATTCTTCAACATATGCCATCTTATCAAATATATATGCATCAAAAGAGTTGTGGTGTGAGGTCACCAAAATAAGGGACTTGATGAAGGCAATAGGTGTTGAGAAGGAATCAGGTTGCAGCTGGATTGAAGTAAAAAATAGTGTTAATCCATTAGGGGACAGATTTGTTCTTTATCAAGGCAAGTACTGGTGCCCTGAAGAGTTGAGCAGGACAGCAAAAACTGCATGATTACAATTTTTACCGTGAATCATACTTCAATATATGTTGGATGCTTGTGGAACTTTAAATTGTATTGATGCATCGACCTGTGGAGAGTGAAGTATTAATGATGGAATAGGTAAATTTTCATTATTATACACATGAATCTAACATTCTCAAGAAGTGCTAATTGCTGATTTTAATTATCATTGAAGTATTTGTTGCTCTGTTTAGAAATATAATTAACCCCCATCACATTGATATTCTTGAACATAATTTTCCAGGATGTTCAGAAGTTCCTGGTTATCATGCCGGTGGACAAAGAACCATTACCTTAACATACAAGAGGTAATCTTTCACTCATGAATTTTTACTGCATGTGTCTTATCTCTTGAACTTTTTCTATATTTTCTCAATACTGCAGCTATTTTTCAGTCAATAATTGACAAaagaaattaattatatttccaaATAGAAACAGCTATGTTTTGTGTGGaacttttttttttagataatagaaaatggACATTACATAACAATAATACAATATGTGGAAGACAAGGCATCCTCCAAGAATAAACTAAAAGAAAGTACAATAATGCTGCACTCCAATCCCTTTTGGAGAGTGGAAAATGAAATCCCCCAAAAAAGGAGCGAGAAAGACAACTCTGTACCAGCATGTGGAAAGAAGTTGTTTAGCCCTTGAAATTCTGGCATTTCGCTTGAGTCAGAGAGTCCAAAGAATGCATACACTATGCATGTCCATAAAGCCTacgctttatttatttatttatttatcagcaaagactaattatataaaaaaagGCAACAAGGAGATGCCACCCAAGTACAAAGGAAACAATGAGAGAGAAACATCCCTTACTAAAAAGTATCAAGAAAGTTAAGGATTGCAAAGGGGTCCCATTCAACCAGCCCAGAATGCCAGCTAGAGATCATAGCAATCCGATGGTCCATTGCAGCCTGAATAGGAGAAATAATTCCCTCAAAGGCTCTTCTGTTCCTTTCTCTCCACACAGCACAAAAAATAGCAACGGAAATGAGGGAGAAATATCTTCTTCCTTATTCTGATCCCTTTCCAAGCCCACATTTCACCTCCCACGGTAGCTGTAGTGACCCACTTCTGATTTACGATGGACATGGCTAAGTTCCACAATTTTTTGGTCCATGAACAATGCATGAGGATATAATCAACCGATTAGTCCTGCTCAAGACAGAAAAAGCATCTATTGACAGGagggggaatttttttttttggaagattgTCTATAATTAGGATTTTTCTAGGAGTAGCTTCCCATGTGAAAAAAGCAATATTCAAAGGGGCTGGCATTCCAAATTAGCTTCCAAGGGAAGTTAGTGCTCTCAGTCGGGGAACTAAGGTATCTGTAGAAAGAGCTGACAGTGAAGTTCCCATATTTGCTCAAAACCCATTTGGGCTCATTGGAATTGGCCTGACAATGAGACCTATATGGACTGCTGAAAAAATCTGTAAGAAATTCAAATTTCCAACCAAAAGCATTTCTATTTAGAGAAATATCCCAAACAATCCCCTGATTGGTAAAATGCCATGTGTTGTCTAACAAGTGCGTATCTTTGTTATTTGCAAGTCTGAAGATGGAAGAAAAAAAATAGGAGCTGAGCTGGGAATTACCACACCACATATCATGCCGAAAGAACATATCTTCTCCATTTCTCAAATGAAAGTAGATGAGAGGGAAGAAAATTCTCCCATTCCCTTCTGATTTATCTCCAAGCACCTGCACCACTACCATGAGATTCTTTTAAAACTTTTAAGGTCCAACCGTTATGATGGAGGTCATACTTGACAACAATGACATCCATCCAGAGGTGATTTTTCTCTGTCATGAATCTCCAAAGTCATTTCCCATGAAGGGCCCTTACAAAGATAATAAAGGATATGAGGCCAAGGACGTCCTTTTGTAAAGGTTCTTTAACC
It encodes the following:
- the LOC131168618 gene encoding pentatricopeptide repeat-containing protein At4g13650-like, whose product is MLENSVVKWTSKISIHARKGLSDAALSLFLQMIRAGVEPNETTFSTAIGASTRSMSITFGTSLHCLILKKGFMEHLFVATRLITMYSKHGYTAESCRVFDSMLVRDGASWNSMIAGYVQNGFNVEACNLFYNMIKGCEKWFSFVDNFTLASILKACAGLGGCRTGKSVHGYATKLCFDSDIFVSGAIIDMYSKCGNLDIARLVFDRMGNRDLVVWNTMIAGYAQNCCEEKAIELFYQLKNESFLPNEMTYSSVLKASSGMLDSGLGRCFHAKTLKLGFLLDVFIGTALVDMYSKFFDMGDAEWAFGEMKKRNLITYNALITGYGLTGGHEKALIAYMELQNVGIKPDSFTFMALFSSCSVSGAVAEGAQVHCHSIMFGLESDVFVGNSIMNFYFKCGFVNCALKAFDSIYAPNAISWAGIISGFVQNGDGEKALDCFRQMHRLSEITDEFSSSSALKVIISWASIELGRHLHAHVLKSGLQHTVIVGSSLIDMYSKCGMVGDAYKVFFEMPEKNVVSWNSLITGYAHNGLCLEALLLFQELENSGILPTSVTFVGVLFACSHAGLVEEGRNYYKSMVHDYGIPPSIEHCTCMVDLLGRAGYLDEAETFLLNSPFSKEPEIWVSLLAACGFHKNSDVGSRAAQHCLSLQPRDSSTYAILSNIYASKELWCEVTKIRDLMKAIGVEKESGCSWIEVKNSVNPLGDRFVLYQGKYWCPEELSRTAKTA